DNA from Ignavibacteriales bacterium:
TGGTTTAAGTAAGCCGTTTATTTGTAATTCAACATTCATCTCGAACATTGGCGAACTGAAGTTCGCCCTACATAAATTTTATTTGGAATAAATTTCAAATAGTACCCGTATAAATTTCAGTGTCAAGTTCAAAAATAATTTTTCCTTCCGACTGAAATCTATTGAATGCCAATTCAAGTCCTTTGAATAGCGGTTCATAATTCTTTTCACCGGGGAGCGGGCAATAAGACGAAGAAGTTGCTCTTCCGCAGAGTGATTCAAAATCAAAGATCTGCCTGTTCGGCAAAACCGTTTTATCATATGATCTGAAAAATTTGTCGTAATCATCTTTCGTCAGATTGGTCTGCGAAACTTCATTATAATCATTCGCGTATTTTTTCAGCAGCTCTTCATATTCCATTAAAAATGGATTATCGATTTTCCGGTTATTAAAAAGTACGGCAACATTTTTTTCTTTTTTTAGTATCCGCGTGAATTCCTCTTTCGCTTTTTTTTTATCGATCCAATGAAATGCTTGGGCGCAGACAACCGCGTCAATTGTATTCTCCGCCAGACTCGTATTTTCTGCGTCCCCTTCCACCGGCACATAGTTCTTCTGATCCGACAGAAAAATTTTTGACGCTTCTCTCATCTCATTATTCGGTTCAATACCGTAAATTGTCTTTACACGATTGTTGAACAACTGTGTGAATTTACCTGTACCGGAACCAATATCCGCAACTTCAGAATCTTGGTTCAGATCAAATTGTTCAATTATTAGATTTACCGATCCAACCGGGTAGTCCGGTCTATACTGTAAGTAATCTTCTACTCTGTTTGAGAATCTTCTTCTTGGATCCATATAATAATGATCTTTCACTTTTATGCAGCATTATCATTTAATGTTGTTGAGACGCAGCATACTGCGTCTTCTTATTGTAATATCCTAATTCATCTTTATTTGAGACGTTGCACGCAAAGCCTCTACTTTACAATTCTTTTATGGATTTCTATTCTGAATTAGGCTTATCCATTTTTCGATTTGATCAATTACTTTGCCGGTATTGTAAAACATTTCATCATCATCGAAGCATAAAAATTTTATTCACTCCGCTTTTCCAAATTTCAATCAAAAAATGATTTTAGATTTCTTTAGGACAAGTTAATAAAAATCCTAGTTCATTTTATGAAGATCAAAAATTGACACTGGGAGAAAGATTTTTTTAAAATTGCATTACTCGAAAGAATTTACAATTACAAGACAGAATTATTATTTTCTTAGTTTGATAGGGCTGTAAATTCGATAGCATATTTTAGCAGATGACTTGGTGACTTGAGATTTAATTTGTCAATCAATTGTGAGCGGAGAGAATCAACTGTTCTTTTATTCAAGTTCAGTTTTTCGGCAATTTCCTGGCTGGTCATCCCTTTAGCAATATGAATTAAAACTTCTTCTTCACGCTTTGTTAAACCATTATATTCTATTTTACTTTCTTCGTTATCAGCCAGAAAAGATTTCTTTTTTAATTCTTCAATTTCTTTTTCTGATTTGCCCCAAAAATATTTTCCGCCGTTCGAAACGCATTCAAGAGAACGTCTCAATTCATCCATACTTAAACTTTTATTAACATATCCGGAGGCACCAATTTTTAACGCTTTTAATAAGTAATCTTCGGTTTCATGCATTGTAAGAAAGATTA
Protein-coding regions in this window:
- a CDS encoding response regulator transcription factor — encoded protein: MKDIRILIAEDQAITRMALAYYLNSYQNMFVVAEAQNGIEMINKYKLNKPDIVLCDISMPSMDGLIAAKSIINLDSMAKIIFLTMHETEDYLLKALKIGASGYVNKSLSMDELRRSLECVSNGGKYFWGKSEKEIEELKKKSFLADNEESKIEYNGLTKREEEVLIHIAKGMTSQEIAEKLNLNKRTVDSLRSQLIDKLNLKSPSHLLKYAIEFTALSN
- a CDS encoding class I SAM-dependent methyltransferase; its protein translation is MKDHYYMDPRRRFSNRVEDYLQYRPDYPVGSVNLIIEQFDLNQDSEVADIGSGTGKFTQLFNNRVKTIYGIEPNNEMREASKIFLSDQKNYVPVEGDAENTSLAENTIDAVVCAQAFHWIDKKKAKEEFTRILKKEKNVAVLFNNRKIDNPFLMEYEELLKKYANDYNEVSQTNLTKDDYDKFFRSYDKTVLPNRQIFDFESLCGRATSSSYCPLPGEKNYEPLFKGLELAFNRFQSEGKIIFELDTEIYTGTI